DNA sequence from the Nocardia sp. BMG111209 genome:
CCGACGACACCGCCGGCACCTCCACCACCGGATCCAGTGAGGCCGCCATGCTGGGCGGGCTGGCCGCGAAATTCCGCTGGCGGGCCCGCACCGACGGCCCGTACGCGGCCGCCAAGGGGGTGCCGAATTTCGTCTGCGGCCCGGTGCAGGTGTGCTGGGAGAAGTTCGCGCGCTACTTCGACGTCGAGATCCGGCGGGTGCCGTTGCGGGCCGATCGGTTCACCCTGCATCCGGACGATATCGAGGCGCACTGCGATGCGAACACCATCATGGTGGTGGCGACACTGGGCCAGACCTTCACCGGGCTGTACGAGGATGTGGCCGGCATCGCCGCGACCCTCGACGATATGCAGCAGCGCACCGGCCTGGACATCCCGCTGCACGTCGACGCCGCCAGCGGCGGCTTCCTCGCGCCGTTCACCGCACCCGAGTTGATCTGGGATTTCCGGCTGCCGCGGGTGCGGTCCATCAACGCCTCCGGACACAAGACCGGCCTGGCGCCACTGGGCTGCGGCTGGGCGATCTGGCGTGCGACCGCGGATCTGCCCGAGGGGCTCATCTTCGACGTGGACTATCTCGGCGGCAGCATGGCCACCTTCAACCTCAACTTCTCGCGGCCCGGCGGCCAGGCCATCACGCAGTACTACGAATTCATCCGGCTCGGCCGGATCGGCTACACGGCGGTGCAGGAGCAGCATCACCATGTCGCGCGGCAGCTGGCCCGGGGTGTCGAACAGGCCGGGCCGTTCGAGCTGATCCACGACGGCGATCCGCTGCGCGGTATCACCGCGGTGTCCTGGCGGATGACCGAGGAGACCGACTACAACCTCTACGACCTGTCGGACCGGCTGCGCAGCCGGGGCTGGCTGATCGCCGCCTATCCGCTACCGGCGAACCGGCAGGGCGAGACCGTGATGCGCGCGGTGATCCGGCACGGCTTCACCCACGACATGGTCGATCTGCTGCTGGCCGACGTCCGGCGCAGTATCGAACACCTGCACCGGCATCCGCTGGAAACCTCGCTCACCCGCAAGGAGGCCGGCGGGTTCACCCACGACGCGACGCCGCGTTCGGCCTGAGCCGCACGGGTTCAGGCGGCCCGCGCGATCTCGAACGGGTCCCAGCGGTACACGTCGGGCGTGGCGGCGTGGAACAGGGCCAGGTCGACCGCGTCGATCATGGCCTGCCGCGGTCCGGACCGGCTCAGCTGCGCGGCCGATACGGCCAGGCGCAGCTGACCGCCGCGGCGGGCGGTCCGCACCGCGCTCATCACCAGGGCGTGGCACCACCACGGCTCGGCGCGGAAACCCTCGCCGATCCCGTGCACCCAGGCCCGCTGCACGGTCTGCCGCTCCAGGTCGTGGATCGAGGTGAGGGTCAGCGCCAGGCGGAATCCGACCTCCGGCAGCGCCGCGAGCGCACCCTCGGAGACGTTCCAGCGCGGCGCCGCGAACAGCCGGGTGCGCAGGCCCACCTGCTCCAGCACCCGGTCGGCGGCCATCAGCCGCAGCCGGGCCTCGTGCCGGGGCAGATCGGCGAATTCGGCCCGGCGGCTCTTGGTGGCCGCCTGGTCGTAGCCGTGCAGGACGACGGCATCGCCGACCGTGCGCCGGGCCCGCAGCCATTCCTGGGTGGCGGGATCGTCGACGAGGCGATATTTGCCCTTCAGCCGGGGGGCCACCAGCAGCGACAGCGGAACGCCCCGGCGATCCATCTCCGTGGCGAAGGACATCGCCGCCGCTCGTGTGGTGTCACGAATACCGGAAACCGAAACGATCAACTGCGACCCGCTCATGTTTCCACTGTGTGGTGAACAGATGTCCGTGACGTGCTGCTCCGGTGACTTCCCGACGAATTCGCGCTACCGAATCGTGAGTCGGCCGCCCCGCGAATTCACCGGCGGATTCCGCCGATTTCTCCCGAAACAGCACCACAACAGTGTGATATGCCCCACCGGGTAACCGAACGATATCGGCGCCGACAGGGACACGCCGAAGTGGACGCGCCGTTTTCGCATTGATGCAGGATGTACACGACAACGCAACCGTAACTAGACTGCGCCGCGTGAAAGCTGCACTCCTCACCGCCCTCGCCGTTCCGTTCCTGATGGCCGTCCCGGCCGTGGCCGGAGCCCAGCCCGCGCCGCCGCCCGCCGACATCATGCCGGGTCAGTCCCAGAGCCCGGATCAGCTGTGCGACACGACCAGCAAGATCATCGACTCCGTGCACACCACCCAGCCGGATGCCGTCACCCCCGAGCAGATCGCCACCGCGTACGACGCGCAGATGGCGGCGAAGGTGCCCGGCTACGGTCTCTTCCAGGGTCAGCAGCACAGCGACCTGGTCAACCTGATCAACGCGTGCGGTTTCGCCCCGCCGCCGCAGGGCTGATCCGAGCCCGACCCGGGAGCGCGGTCAGACGCCGCGCCCCACGAGATCCAGCACCCACGCGTATTCGAACGCTATTTCCTTCCATTTCGGATAACGGCCGCTGACGCCGCCGTGACCGGCGCTCATCTCCGTCTTCAACAGCAGCGGGGCATCGCCGGTCGCGGTGGCACGCAGCCGGGCCACCCACTTGGCGGGTTCGACGTACAGCACCCGGGTGTCGTTGAGGCCGGTCGTCGCCAGGATCGCGGGATAGTGCTGGGCCGTGACGTTCTCGTACGGCGAGTACGACTTCATGTAGAAGTACACCTCGGGATCGGCCAGCGGATTTCCCCACTCGTCCCATTCGATGACCGTCAGCGGCAGCGACGGATCGAGGATCGAGGTGAGCGGGTCCACGAACGGCACGCTGGTCAGGATTCCCGCGAACGACTCCGGCGCGATATTCGCGACCGCACCCATCAGCAGCCCGCCCGCGCTGCCGCCGTCGGCGACCAGGCGGTCCGGGGTGGTGACGCCGGTATCGATCAGATGCCGGGCGCAGGCGACGAAATCGGTGAAGGTGTTCTTCTTCGTGAGCGTCTTGCCGTTCTCGTACCAGAGCCGGCCCATCTCGCCGCCGCCGCGCACGTGCGCGACCGCGTACACCATGCCCCGGTCCAGCAGCGACAGGCGCGGCACCGAGAAGCCCGGATCGATACTCGCCTCGTAGGAGCCGTAGCCGTACAGCAGTGCGGGGACGGGACCCGGGCCCGCGCCGGCCCGATCGCGGCGGCGGACGATCGAGATCGGGATCCGGGTGCCGTCCTCGGCCACCGCCCAATCCCGGTGCTGCTCATACTCGTTCGGGTCGTAACCGCCGAGCACCTGCTGTTCCTTGCGGAGGATCAGTTCACCGGTGGCCGGTACGTAGTCGAACACCTGCATCGGGGTGATGAACGAGGTCAGCCCGATGCGCAGGGTCGGTTGCGCCCATTCGGGATTCGAGCCCAGCCCCGCCGAGAACAGCTCCAGGCCGAACTCGAGCTCGCGCAACTCCCCGTATCCGGCGCCGGGCACGCCCGAGGCGTCGGAGGTCAACGGCCACACCGCGACTCGCGGCAGCGCCTCGCGACGGTAGGAGAGCACCAGATGGTCGGCGAAGCAGTCGATGTCCTCCAGCCGCACATCGTCGCGGTGCGGGATCAGGACGGTCTGATTCGCCGGATCGTCCGCCGGCGCCTCGGCCAGCACGAAGTTCTCGGCCTTCACCCCGTCCACGATGTCGTTGTGCAGGAACAGGAATCGGTCCTGACCGGCGATCACGGCGTGCTCGGCGTAATACTCCACGCCCTCGCGGCGCGGCAGCAGCACCCGGAATTCGCCCTCGGGGTCGTCGGATTCGAGCACCCGGGCCTCGCTGGTGATCTTCGAATGCACCCAGATCATCAGATATTTCTCGGAGTGCGTGGCGCCGATGCCGACCCAGTACCGGTCGTCGGGCTCGTGATGGACGACGACATCGCTGTCCCTCGGGGTGCCCAGGCGGTGCCGCCACACCGTATCCGGACGCCAGGCCTCGTCGACGGTCTGATAGAAGAGGTGGGTCCCGTCCAGCGACCAGGTCGCGCCCCCGCCGATATCCGCGATCTCGTCGGCCAGGATCTCCCCGGTCCGCAGATCCTTGAACCGCAGCAGATACCGCTCGTTGCCGACGACATCGGTGGAGAAGGCCAGCAGCGTGCCGTCGTGGCTGATGGAGAAGGCGCCCAGCGAGAAGAATTCGTGCTCCTCGGCGAGGATGTTGCTGTCCAGCAGCACCTGCTCACCGGGAATCTCGGCGTCGGCCTCGAGCGCCGGGGGCGCCCAGTCGTCCGGATCGGCCACGGGGCACCGGCAGTGCACGCCGTGCTGTTTGCCCTCGAAACTGCGGGTGTAGTACCACCAGTCGCCCATCCGGGTCGGGACCGAGAGGTCCGTCTCCTGGGTGCGCGCCTTGATCTCGTCGAAGACGGCCTCCCGCAGCGCCTGCTGATGGGCCGTGCGCGACTCGGTGTACGCGTTCTCCGCCTCTAGGTGCGCGATGACCTCGGGGCTTTCCTTGTCGCGCAGCCATTCGTACTCGTCGACGACCGTGTCGCCGTGGTGTAACCGCTCGGCGGGTACCCGCTTCGCCACCGGGGGCGTCACCGCGGCGGCGGTGCCCGGCGTCGCGTCGCCGGGGCTGGGGACCGTTCCGGTACCACTGTCGAGAGCCATGCGGTCCACGGTAATCGCGTGGCGCCGCCGGGCGACGTCCGGGCTATCCCAGTCCGGTGCGTCGCGCCGAACCCGGCAGACCGGCCCGGCGCGTGCTCACCCGCCGGGTGTCCATCAGGTAGTAGAGGGCCGCTTTGCGGCGCGAGCATTGGTCGGGCGGGCAACTGCGGTGGACGTGCAGGATGTGGTGCGCTAGCTCGACGGTGAGGTGTAGGGGCACCACCGAGCAGGTGTCGTATTCCGGTGCCATCGGCGCTCTGTCCTTGTCGTGCCTGGTCGAGGGCGGAATGCACGATTGCGGTCCGTCTGACCGAATCGCGATCCGGTTCCGCCACAGCAACAGATGTTTCCGCTTCGATTGCCGGATAAACCCCTGTCGCCACGACTACTGTGAATTGCGGCCGAGATCACCGAATCCCGCACCGAGCCAAGCCGACTCGCTCATCGCGAGGCCGGCGTACAGGAGCAGATGTGGAAGCGAAGAATCGCGATATCGACCCCGATGCCGTATGGCACCGCAGCGGCGGCGGGACCGGTGGCGTCGAGGTCACCTTCCTCGCCTCCGGCAACGTCGGCCTGCGCGACGCGAACAATCCCGGCGGCGCGATCCTCGTCTTCACTCCCGCCGAGTGGACGGCCTTCGTCGCCGGCGCCCGGGACGGGGAGTTCAACCGCCCCTCCGCCTGATTCCGCTTGCCGGCTCAGACGCCGATCGCCGGGCCGATGGTGGGCCAGGACGAATGCAGGGTGTCCTGCCAGTACGACCACGAATGGGTGCCGACCGGATTCTCCTCGATCCGCGCCGGGATGCCGAGCCCGCGTAGTCGTTGCTCGAACGAGGTGACGCAGGCGTCGACCCCGGCCTCGATCGGCCCGCCGAAGAAGATGTTCTCCGGCAGTTGCGGTTTCACCTCGGCCTCGTGCGGGCCCGGGATGCCGGTGCCGGTGGACAGGAAGATCGTCGTCCCGCGCAGATTCTCGGCGAGCAGCGCGGGATCGTGTGCGGCCCAGGCCGGATCGCCGGGCAGACCCCACATATCGGCCGGATTGCCGCCCCGATTCGCGATGGAGAATTCGATCGAGCCCTGGGCCATACCGAGATCCGGACATGCGCTGTACCCGGCCACCGCGCGATATCGGCCCG
Encoded proteins:
- a CDS encoding S9 family peptidase, coding for MTPPVAKRVPAERLHHGDTVVDEYEWLRDKESPEVIAHLEAENAYTESRTAHQQALREAVFDEIKARTQETDLSVPTRMGDWWYYTRSFEGKQHGVHCRCPVADPDDWAPPALEADAEIPGEQVLLDSNILAEEHEFFSLGAFSISHDGTLLAFSTDVVGNERYLLRFKDLRTGEILADEIADIGGGATWSLDGTHLFYQTVDEAWRPDTVWRHRLGTPRDSDVVVHHEPDDRYWVGIGATHSEKYLMIWVHSKITSEARVLESDDPEGEFRVLLPRREGVEYYAEHAVIAGQDRFLFLHNDIVDGVKAENFVLAEAPADDPANQTVLIPHRDDVRLEDIDCFADHLVLSYRREALPRVAVWPLTSDASGVPGAGYGELRELEFGLELFSAGLGSNPEWAQPTLRIGLTSFITPMQVFDYVPATGELILRKEQQVLGGYDPNEYEQHRDWAVAEDGTRIPISIVRRRDRAGAGPGPVPALLYGYGSYEASIDPGFSVPRLSLLDRGMVYAVAHVRGGGEMGRLWYENGKTLTKKNTFTDFVACARHLIDTGVTTPDRLVADGGSAGGLLMGAVANIAPESFAGILTSVPFVDPLTSILDPSLPLTVIEWDEWGNPLADPEVYFYMKSYSPYENVTAQHYPAILATTGLNDTRVLYVEPAKWVARLRATATGDAPLLLKTEMSAGHGGVSGRYPKWKEIAFEYAWVLDLVGRGV
- a CDS encoding DUF397 domain-containing protein, coding for MEAKNRDIDPDAVWHRSGGGTGGVEVTFLASGNVGLRDANNPGGAILVFTPAEWTAFVAGARDGEFNRPSA
- a CDS encoding DUF2334 domain-containing protein, whose protein sequence is MSGSQLIVSVSGIRDTTRAAAMSFATEMDRRGVPLSLLVAPRLKGKYRLVDDPATQEWLRARRTVGDAVVLHGYDQAATKSRRAEFADLPRHEARLRLMAADRVLEQVGLRTRLFAAPRWNVSEGALAALPEVGFRLALTLTSIHDLERQTVQRAWVHGIGEGFRAEPWWCHALVMSAVRTARRGGQLRLAVSAAQLSRSGPRQAMIDAVDLALFHAATPDVYRWDPFEIARAA
- a CDS encoding glutamate decarboxylase, which produces MSVRDESEDLFTLPALAHGAPKNRFPELSIPAQAAYQIVHDELLLDGVSRMNLATFCTTWLDDQARRLMSETTDKNIVDKDEYPQTAELEQRCVRMVADLWHAPDPDDTAGTSTTGSSEAAMLGGLAAKFRWRARTDGPYAAAKGVPNFVCGPVQVCWEKFARYFDVEIRRVPLRADRFTLHPDDIEAHCDANTIMVVATLGQTFTGLYEDVAGIAATLDDMQQRTGLDIPLHVDAASGGFLAPFTAPELIWDFRLPRVRSINASGHKTGLAPLGCGWAIWRATADLPEGLIFDVDYLGGSMATFNLNFSRPGGQAITQYYEFIRLGRIGYTAVQEQHHHVARQLARGVEQAGPFELIHDGDPLRGITAVSWRMTEETDYNLYDLSDRLRSRGWLIAAYPLPANRQGETVMRAVIRHGFTHDMVDLLLADVRRSIEHLHRHPLETSLTRKEAGGFTHDATPRSA